In Gemmatimonadota bacterium, the following proteins share a genomic window:
- a CDS encoding DnaJ domain-containing protein translates to MTIPQLKRKLRQLKQTECRIRFRTRPQEDHQTLVWNAFFSTRTADDDRVAYPLKRLANMNHDELKIVYEAFFYRVYFQYFKEHGLSMADAYDPGLLSLLGLPPYATLQDIKQRYRELAQVHHPDHGGDHDAFIEVVDAYERLTDKGRP, encoded by the coding sequence ATGACCATTCCCCAGCTGAAACGCAAGCTGCGTCAGCTCAAACAGACCGAGTGTCGCATCCGGTTCAGGACACGTCCGCAGGAGGACCACCAGACGCTGGTCTGGAACGCCTTCTTCTCCACGCGGACCGCGGACGACGACCGGGTCGCCTATCCCCTGAAACGGCTGGCGAATATGAACCACGACGAGCTTAAAATAGTCTACGAGGCCTTCTTCTACCGCGTTTACTTCCAGTATTTCAAGGAACACGGCCTCTCCATGGCCGACGCCTACGACCCGGGACTGCTTTCCCTCCTCGGCCTGCCGCCCTACGCGACGCTCCAGGACATCAAGCAACGGTACCGGGAACTGGCCCAGGTCCACCACCCCGACCACGGCGGCGACCACGACGCCTTCATCGAGGTCGTAGACGCCTACGAGCGGCTGACGGACAAGGGCCGTCCTTGA
- a CDS encoding 7-carboxy-7-deazaguanine synthase QueE, translating to MFISEIFHSIQGEGLLTGVPSVFIRTSGCNLRCRWCDTPYTSWSPEGVERSVDEIMADIAGFPSRHAVITGGEPLLMKDLPELTERLGDGGYHVTIETAGTVYADLHCDLASLSPKLSNSTPWKEENGKFAANHEKLRINLPVLGRFMAAYPYQLKFVVDRQEDLDEVESLLVELDDADRNRVLLMPQGRTAEELSNRGAWVAEACKSRGFRYCPRVHIDLYGVTRGT from the coding sequence ATGTTCATTTCCGAGATCTTTCATTCCATTCAGGGCGAGGGCCTGCTAACCGGTGTGCCCTCCGTCTTCATCCGCACCTCGGGATGCAACCTGCGGTGCCGCTGGTGCGACACGCCATACACGTCGTGGTCGCCCGAAGGTGTGGAGCGCTCCGTGGATGAGATCATGGCGGACATCGCAGGTTTCCCCTCCCGTCACGCGGTAATCACGGGTGGCGAACCGCTTCTCATGAAGGATCTGCCCGAACTGACCGAGAGACTCGGCGACGGGGGATATCACGTGACCATCGAGACGGCCGGCACCGTATACGCCGACCTGCACTGCGACCTCGCTTCCCTAAGCCCCAAGCTGTCCAATTCCACGCCCTGGAAAGAGGAGAACGGCAAGTTCGCCGCGAACCACGAGAAACTCCGAATCAACCTGCCCGTCCTCGGCAGGTTCATGGCGGCCTATCCCTACCAGCTGAAGTTCGTGGTCGACCGCCAGGAAGACCTGGACGAAGTCGAATCGCTCCTCGTGGAACTGGATGATGCGGACCGCAACCGCGTGCTTCTCATGCCCCAGGGGAGGACGGCCGAGGAGTTGAGCAACCGTGGCGCGTGGGTCGCCGAGGCCTGCAAATCCCGTGGCTTCCGGTACTGCCCTCGGGTACATATCGACCTCTACGGGGTCACCCGCGGGACCTGA
- a CDS encoding CocE/NonD family hydrolase, translating to MKTVPCPVLLIGLLALLLLPGTVIGQSNADARYIAEHYNKMERHVSMRDGARLFTSIYVPKDDSRTYPILLQRTPYSVAPYGAAYRTQIGPSMLFARDGYVIVYQDVRGRMMSEGEFEAVRPHNPDKTSDTDIDESTDTYDTVSWLLENVPNHNGRVGVWGISAPGFYATHALIDAHPAVKIVSPQAPVTDWWIGDDRHHNGAFQLQASFSFLSFYGQPRPEPTTRRATGFRDYGTPDGYQWYLDLGPLSNVNEKYLHGENKIWNAMMEHPDYDEFWQARTPLPHLKDVKPAVLVVGGFFDAQDLYGPLKTYAAVENNNPGLVNHLVMGPWWHGGWARGSGLRYQDIYFEQPTAAHYRETIELPFFNHYLKDGPDPELPEASIFVTGSNEWHAFDRWPPREAREANLYLAPGGGLSFDRPTGADDYAEYVSDPAKPVPHTSQVVINRDDRYLIQDQRFAATRTDVLVFESGVLQEDVTVAGDLFANLYVVTTGEDADFIVKLIDVYPDTASYVGENPMNVKMGGFQLMVRGEVMRARYRNSFTHPEPMRPGNVTRIEFDMQDVAHTFKAGHRMMVQVQSSWFPMVDRNPQTWVPSIYEAKEEDYQAATHRIYFSRSAPSHLKMKLLE from the coding sequence ATGAAAACCGTACCCTGTCCCGTCTTACTCATCGGATTGCTGGCCCTTTTGCTCCTGCCTGGCACCGTCATCGGCCAGTCCAACGCCGACGCGCGTTACATCGCGGAGCATTATAACAAGATGGAACGCCACGTGTCCATGCGCGACGGGGCCCGGCTGTTCACTTCCATTTACGTGCCCAAGGACGATTCACGGACCTATCCCATCCTGCTGCAGCGCACGCCCTACAGCGTGGCGCCCTACGGGGCGGCGTACAGGACGCAGATCGGTCCGTCCATGCTGTTCGCCCGCGACGGGTACGTCATCGTCTACCAGGACGTGCGCGGCCGCATGATGTCGGAAGGGGAATTCGAGGCCGTGCGCCCCCATAATCCGGACAAGACATCGGACACCGACATCGACGAGAGCACCGATACCTACGATACGGTCTCCTGGCTCCTTGAAAACGTGCCCAATCACAACGGCCGCGTGGGCGTATGGGGCATTTCGGCGCCGGGTTTCTACGCCACCCACGCCCTGATCGACGCCCATCCCGCCGTGAAGATCGTTTCGCCCCAGGCGCCGGTGACCGACTGGTGGATCGGCGACGACCGTCACCACAACGGCGCGTTCCAGTTGCAGGCGAGCTTCAGTTTCCTGTCCTTCTACGGCCAGCCGCGTCCCGAGCCCACGACCCGGCGAGCCACGGGATTCCGGGACTACGGCACGCCGGACGGCTACCAGTGGTACCTGGATCTCGGTCCGCTGTCTAACGTCAACGAGAAATACCTGCACGGGGAGAACAAGATCTGGAACGCCATGATGGAGCATCCGGACTACGACGAATTCTGGCAGGCCCGCACACCGCTGCCCCACCTGAAAGACGTGAAGCCGGCGGTGCTCGTGGTGGGCGGGTTCTTCGACGCCCAGGACCTGTACGGCCCGCTGAAGACGTACGCCGCCGTGGAGAACAACAACCCGGGCCTCGTGAACCACCTCGTTATGGGTCCGTGGTGGCACGGCGGGTGGGCGCGGGGCAGCGGCCTGCGGTACCAGGACATCTATTTCGAACAGCCCACGGCGGCGCACTACCGGGAAACCATCGAACTGCCCTTCTTCAACCACTACCTGAAGGACGGTCCCGATCCGGAGTTGCCTGAAGCCAGCATCTTCGTCACGGGTTCGAACGAGTGGCACGCCTTCGACCGCTGGCCGCCCAGGGAGGCGCGCGAAGCGAACCTCTACCTGGCGCCCGGCGGCGGACTGTCCTTCGACCGGCCGACGGGCGCGGACGACTATGCCGAGTACGTCAGCGATCCCGCGAAACCCGTGCCCCACACCTCCCAGGTCGTCATCAACCGGGACGACCGGTACCTCATCCAGGACCAGCGGTTCGCGGCAACTCGGACCGACGTGCTGGTCTTCGAGTCCGGCGTGCTGCAGGAGGACGTCACCGTGGCCGGCGACCTGTTCGCCAACCTCTACGTGGTCACGACGGGGGAAGACGCGGATTTCATCGTCAAGCTGATCGACGTGTATCCCGATACGGCGAGCTACGTGGGCGAGAACCCCATGAATGTGAAGATGGGAGGTTTCCAGCTCATGGTGCGAGGCGAGGTCATGCGGGCACGGTACCGGAACAGTTTCACCCATCCTGAGCCCATGCGGCCGGGCAACGTCACGCGAATCGAATTCGACATGCAGGACGTCGCCCACACTTTTAAGGCGGGGCACCGCATGATGGTGCAGGTGCAGAGCAGTTGGTTCCCCATGGTGGACCGCAATCCCCAGACCTGGGTGCCGAGTATCTACGAAGCGAAGGAAGAGGACTACCAGGCGGCCACGCACCGGATATACTTCTCTCGGAGCGCGCCTTCGCATCTGAAGATGAAACTACTGGAGTGA
- a CDS encoding GNAT family N-acetyltransferase — MEGPRGLKAQEFDSLCTLVNTVFRGDGVGRMEEQYPLLFAPDNYDELFVMVDEGVVVSHVGALTRDISVLGCRMSTMSIGAVATYESHRGRGLATQLMEAAVRKAVAQDAVLMPISGGRGLYTRLGAKRIGQYALYTVPRDTLPACDGPGSGETGADETAVGETDIQLAGPEDLHEMTRLYAEEPSRYVRSTADLRMAVDAAWICDRDGETVVIREEGRLVAYVAIQKRRPDRDDEARRARLAEIAGSRSALVRALPCLYDRYDVDYLEIVTTASDIELSSLLRPHGVTAAPQGFSGTVLVLQPERLLQVFEDYITDVLGRDVLTWDASADAVVFRCGKKDHAVATGDLGTLVFGVVPPDQDPIETIPPGLLRTALARVFPVQLPWYGFNFV; from the coding sequence ATGGAAGGCCCGAGGGGATTGAAGGCGCAGGAGTTCGATTCGCTCTGCACCCTGGTCAATACCGTTTTCCGCGGCGACGGCGTGGGACGCATGGAGGAGCAGTATCCGCTGCTCTTTGCACCGGATAACTACGATGAACTTTTCGTCATGGTCGACGAGGGCGTTGTGGTTTCCCATGTGGGCGCGTTGACGCGGGATATCTCCGTGCTCGGGTGCCGGATGTCCACCATGAGCATCGGCGCGGTGGCGACCTATGAATCCCATCGGGGACGGGGACTGGCGACGCAGTTGATGGAAGCAGCGGTCCGGAAGGCCGTTGCACAGGACGCCGTGCTCATGCCCATATCGGGCGGAAGGGGATTGTACACTCGCCTCGGCGCGAAGCGAATCGGTCAGTACGCCCTTTATACCGTTCCCCGGGACACGCTGCCCGCCTGCGATGGCCCGGGCTCGGGCGAAACGGGCGCGGATGAAACGGCCGTGGGCGAAACGGACATCCAACTGGCGGGCCCCGAAGACCTGCACGAAATGACCCGGCTGTACGCGGAAGAGCCCAGCCGGTACGTGCGATCGACGGCCGATCTCCGGATGGCGGTCGACGCCGCGTGGATCTGCGACCGGGACGGCGAGACCGTGGTGATCCGCGAGGAAGGCCGTCTGGTGGCCTACGTGGCCATCCAGAAGCGCCGGCCCGACCGCGATGACGAAGCCCGCAGGGCCAGGCTGGCCGAGATAGCCGGTTCACGATCGGCTCTTGTGCGCGCGTTGCCCTGTCTGTACGACCGCTACGATGTGGATTACCTCGAAATCGTGACCACGGCGTCAGACATAGAACTGTCCTCCCTGCTCCGGCCCCACGGCGTGACCGCGGCGCCCCAGGGATTCTCGGGCACGGTACTCGTCCTCCAACCGGAACGGCTGCTGCAGGTATTTGAGGATTACATCACGGATGTGCTCGGCAGGGACGTATTGACGTGGGACGCTTCAGCGGACGCGGTGGTATTCCGATGCGGTAAAAAGGACCATGCCGTCGCCACGGGCGACCTTGGCACTCTCGTCTTCGGCGTGGTACCGCCCGATCAGGATCCCATCGAGACGATACCGCCCGGACTGCTCAGGACCGCGCTGGCGCGCGTATTCCCCGTCCAATTGCCCTGGTACGGATTCAATTTCGTTTGA
- a CDS encoding LysR family transcriptional regulator: MNLSYDQAVAFHAVARHGSFSLAAKALFRSQSAVSIQVAKLEGEIGQPLFHRTTRHLALTEAGKVLLKYVSEMEGLMKEAVQELEDLDRLEAGRLVLCTSDTTGCYRLPAILKSFQDRYPGIDIVVKNATSLRTIQAVVDGEVDLGVVTLAYLPREIESIPLFSRHDVLITPPDHPLAKRRTVHLKDMEQYPLILLDQHCASRRLIDDLCEKSRVQLDVAMELSSIEVIKHFVRIEAGLSIVPSIAIQEELENGTLAQVTIGDFRNRPRQKMGAVYLKGRYLSRAARSFLEALQAYFRPGRRKIAADRGKPAA, encoded by the coding sequence ATGAACCTGTCCTACGATCAAGCCGTCGCCTTTCACGCCGTGGCCCGTCACGGAAGCTTTTCTCTGGCGGCAAAAGCCCTCTTCCGGTCCCAGTCCGCCGTGAGCATCCAGGTGGCCAAGCTCGAGGGCGAAATCGGCCAGCCGCTTTTCCACCGGACGACCCGTCATCTCGCGCTCACCGAGGCCGGCAAGGTGCTGCTCAAGTACGTGAGCGAGATGGAAGGGCTGATGAAAGAGGCCGTGCAAGAACTGGAAGACCTGGACCGGCTCGAGGCCGGCCGTCTCGTGCTTTGCACGTCCGACACCACGGGCTGCTACCGCCTGCCGGCCATCCTTAAATCCTTTCAGGACCGTTATCCCGGCATCGACATTGTCGTGAAGAACGCCACGTCGCTGCGGACTATCCAGGCCGTGGTCGACGGCGAGGTGGATCTCGGCGTGGTCACGCTGGCCTACCTGCCCCGGGAGATCGAGTCGATCCCGCTGTTCTCCCGCCACGACGTGCTGATCACGCCGCCGGACCATCCCCTGGCGAAACGGCGGACCGTGCATCTCAAGGACATGGAGCAGTACCCGCTGATCCTGCTCGACCAGCACTGCGCTTCGCGGCGGTTGATCGACGATTTGTGCGAGAAATCGCGGGTACAGCTCGACGTCGCCATGGAGCTCAGTTCGATCGAGGTAATCAAGCACTTCGTACGGATCGAAGCGGGCCTGTCCATCGTCCCTTCCATAGCCATCCAGGAGGAACTGGAAAACGGCACGCTCGCGCAGGTCACGATCGGGGATTTTCGAAACCGCCCCCGCCAGAAAATGGGGGCGGTCTACCTTAAGGGCCGGTATCTGTCCAGGGCGGCCCGCAGTTTCCTGGAGGCCCTGCAGGCTTACTTCAGGCCGGGGCGCAGGAAGATCGCGGCGGACCGGGGCAAGCCGGCGGCCTGA
- a CDS encoding IMP dehydrogenase: protein MAQIASTVSHSLKEYRILPRLTQADANAQLVSLETRLCRQGDGYLELRTPFLSAAMQAVTSVEMAIAMAQLGGMGVFAVSQTIEEQCGKIDAVKRFKAGFQTDIVTLSPEQSIGEVIGIMNDTGYHTFPVTDTGVFHGKLVGVITDKDFDERYDHGLRVGDRMKTDVQTGAEEDDLKTANTRMIEYGRGFLPMVSSEGTLVSVVFKRDLDKHIRHPHSTEDAQKRLVVGAAVSTHPEDRERVEALVEHQADVIVIDASDGHTEYQGETLKWIKSHYDIPVIAGNVVTREGFDYLAGCGADAVKIGMGIASGCTTQMVKATGRGQATSIREVAAARDARAKTSGDYLPLVADGSIQGPADMLIALSLGADTLMMGNLLARFTESHGELVRNAAGDLVKEYWMEGSRKAFNNRRYAQLASTFFEEGIVGQVPHAGSVYDKLPIVMQMLKSGMATAGCATIEALHRDAVLELQSNVSLDDSGVHDMSAIQSIQEFGIT, encoded by the coding sequence ATGGCGCAGATAGCCTCTACCGTTTCTCACAGTCTAAAGGAATACCGTATTTTGCCACGCCTTACGCAGGCCGACGCGAACGCCCAGCTCGTGTCGCTGGAGACGCGCCTCTGCCGGCAGGGGGACGGCTATCTGGAGCTGCGCACGCCTTTCCTCAGTGCGGCCATGCAGGCGGTCACCAGCGTGGAGATGGCCATCGCCATGGCCCAACTGGGCGGCATGGGCGTGTTCGCCGTGAGCCAGACCATCGAGGAACAGTGCGGCAAGATCGACGCGGTGAAGCGGTTCAAGGCCGGGTTTCAGACCGATATCGTCACGCTGTCGCCGGAACAGTCCATCGGCGAGGTGATCGGCATCATGAACGATACCGGCTACCACACCTTCCCGGTGACGGATACGGGCGTATTCCACGGCAAGCTGGTGGGCGTGATCACGGACAAGGACTTCGACGAGCGGTACGATCATGGCTTGCGGGTGGGCGATCGCATGAAGACCGACGTGCAGACCGGCGCCGAGGAGGACGACCTGAAGACGGCGAACACGCGGATGATCGAGTACGGCCGCGGGTTCCTGCCCATGGTTTCTTCCGAAGGGACGCTGGTTTCGGTGGTGTTCAAGCGGGACCTCGACAAGCACATCCGCCATCCCCATTCCACGGAGGACGCACAGAAGCGCCTCGTGGTAGGCGCCGCCGTATCGACCCATCCCGAGGACCGGGAACGGGTGGAGGCACTGGTCGAGCACCAGGCGGACGTGATCGTCATCGACGCCTCCGACGGCCATACCGAGTACCAGGGCGAGACTTTGAAATGGATCAAGTCCCACTACGACATCCCGGTGATCGCCGGGAACGTGGTGACGCGGGAAGGCTTTGATTACCTGGCCGGTTGCGGCGCGGACGCCGTCAAGATCGGCATGGGCATCGCGTCGGGCTGCACGACGCAGATGGTGAAGGCCACCGGCCGCGGACAGGCCACCTCCATCCGGGAAGTCGCCGCGGCCCGCGACGCACGGGCAAAGACATCGGGCGACTATCTCCCCCTCGTGGCGGACGGCAGCATCCAGGGTCCCGCGGACATGCTCATCGCCCTTTCACTGGGCGCCGATACGCTGATGATGGGCAACCTCCTGGCACGGTTCACCGAGAGCCACGGCGAACTAGTCCGCAACGCGGCCGGGGACCTGGTCAAGGAATACTGGATGGAAGGCAGCCGGAAGGCCTTCAACAACCGGCGCTACGCGCAGCTCGCCAGCACCTTCTTCGAGGAAGGCATCGTGGGCCAGGTGCCCCATGCGGGGTCGGTCTACGACAAGCTGCCCATCGTCATGCAGATGCTCAAGTCGGGCATGGCCACGGCGGGTTGCGCCACGATCGAGGCGTTGCACCGGGACGCCGTCCTGGAACTGCAGTCCAACGTGTCCCTCGACGACAGCGGCGTGCACGACATGTCCGCCATCCAGTCCATACAGGAGTTCGGGATCACCTGA
- a CDS encoding phosphoglycerate kinase, producing MSVRSLTDLKLRGQRVLVRVDYNVPLDEAGNITDDTRIRASLPTLRHILDHGGRAILMTHLGRPKGVAENLRVRPVADRLSGLLDQTLGYVRETVGPVAERAAADLANGECLLLENVRFNDGETRNDPDFARELAALGDAYVNDAFGTAHRAHASTEGVARLLPERAAGFLMQKELDYLSGAIENPKGKLVVMLGGAKVSDKIGATRRFIEIADALIIGGGMAYTFLASHGEAIGGSLLEEDQLGFAAEILDRAAEMDKPIVLPVDHIVADSIESGATPLHVDRIPDGSMGLDIGPVTRRQFVETIGKAGTILWNGPMGVFEIEAFAEGTQEVAQAIAEATGRGAVSIIGGGDTAAAINALGLAGRMSHVSTGGGASLELLEGKVLPGVSVLEVG from the coding sequence ATGAGCGTCCGCTCCCTCACCGACCTCAAATTGCGCGGCCAGCGCGTACTCGTGCGCGTGGACTACAACGTGCCACTTGACGAAGCGGGCAACATCACCGACGACACGCGCATCCGGGCGTCGCTCCCCACGCTGCGGCATATCCTGGACCATGGTGGCAGGGCCATCCTGATGACCCATCTGGGACGGCCAAAAGGGGTCGCGGAGAACCTGAGGGTTCGGCCGGTGGCGGACCGGTTGTCCGGACTCCTGGACCAAACGTTAGGCTACGTGCGGGAGACGGTCGGACCGGTCGCGGAACGTGCCGCAGCAGACCTGGCGAACGGCGAATGCCTCCTGCTGGAGAACGTCCGGTTTAACGACGGGGAGACCCGGAACGATCCGGACTTCGCCCGCGAACTGGCTGCGCTGGGGGACGCCTACGTGAACGACGCCTTCGGAACGGCCCACCGCGCCCACGCATCCACCGAAGGCGTTGCGCGACTGCTGCCTGAACGCGCGGCCGGATTCCTCATGCAGAAGGAACTGGACTACCTCTCCGGAGCGATCGAAAACCCGAAAGGGAAGCTGGTTGTTATGCTCGGCGGGGCCAAGGTGTCGGACAAGATCGGGGCAACACGCCGGTTCATCGAGATCGCCGACGCCCTGATCATCGGGGGCGGCATGGCCTATACTTTTCTCGCAAGCCATGGCGAGGCCATCGGAGGAAGCCTGTTGGAGGAGGATCAACTGGGATTCGCGGCAGAGATCCTGGACCGGGCGGCTGAGATGGATAAACCGATCGTGCTGCCCGTGGATCATATTGTCGCCGACTCAATCGAATCCGGTGCGACTCCGCTGCATGTCGACCGGATCCCCGACGGATCGATGGGCCTCGATATCGGGCCGGTAACCCGACGTCAATTTGTCGAAACCATTGGCAAAGCGGGTACCATACTGTGGAACGGCCCCATGGGCGTCTTCGAGATCGAGGCGTTCGCGGAGGGCACTCAAGAGGTCGCCCAAGCAATCGCGGAGGCAACCGGCCGGGGAGCCGTGTCCATCATCGGCGGCGGTGATACGGCAGCGGCTATCAACGCCCTTGGTCTAGCCGGGCGCATGAGCCACGTATCCACGGGCGGCGGTGCTTCGCTTGAACTGCTGGAAGGCAAGGTGCTGCCAGGGGTTAGTGTACTGGAAGTGGGTTGA
- a CDS encoding SMP-30/gluconolactonase/LRE family protein yields the protein MNDHGRDWDRGLVSYPDPNVEIIDDRFKPYVLHTAGIERLFTGTRWSEGPVWIGDARCLVWSDIPNNRLLRWDEETGAVSVFRKPSNNTNGNTRDREGRLVSCEHDSRRVTRTEHDGTITVLIDRFDGKRLNAPNDVVVHSDGSVWFTDPGYGILMNYEGHKAEFELPTRVYRLDPITGGATVIADDFMRPNGLCFSPDESCLYVVDTGASHDPDGPAHIRVLDIEGTRATNSRVFTDMKPASSDGIRTDVDGNLWAASGWGGPDTNGVICFSPEGERLGMIHLPEPCANLCFGGVKKNRLFMTASQSLYALYVEAQGVQRP from the coding sequence ATGAACGACCATGGCAGGGACTGGGACCGGGGTCTCGTGAGCTATCCCGATCCCAATGTGGAGATCATCGACGACCGGTTCAAGCCCTACGTGCTGCACACGGCCGGGATCGAGCGGCTGTTCACCGGGACGCGGTGGTCGGAAGGCCCCGTCTGGATCGGCGACGCCCGATGCCTGGTGTGGAGCGACATCCCCAATAACCGCCTGCTGCGGTGGGACGAAGAGACCGGTGCGGTGAGCGTCTTCCGCAAGCCGTCCAACAACACCAACGGCAATACGCGGGACCGCGAGGGGCGGCTGGTCTCCTGCGAGCACGACAGCCGGCGGGTGACCCGCACGGAACATGACGGGACGATCACCGTGCTGATCGACCGGTTCGACGGCAAGCGGCTCAACGCGCCGAACGACGTGGTGGTGCACTCCGACGGCTCGGTCTGGTTCACCGATCCGGGGTACGGCATCCTGATGAACTACGAAGGGCACAAGGCCGAATTCGAACTGCCCACCCGGGTGTATCGACTGGACCCGATCACGGGCGGCGCGACCGTCATCGCCGACGACTTCATGCGTCCCAACGGGCTTTGCTTTTCGCCCGACGAATCATGTCTATACGTTGTAGATACAGGCGCTTCCCACGACCCCGACGGACCCGCCCACATCCGGGTACTGGACATCGAAGGCACCCGAGCCACGAACTCCCGCGTATTCACCGACATGAAACCGGCCTCCTCCGACGGCATCCGGACCGACGTGGACGGCAACCTGTGGGCAGCCTCCGGCTGGGGCGGTCCGGACACGAACGGCGTGATCTGCTTCTCCCCGGAAGGCGAGCGACTGGGCATGATCCACCTGCCCGAGCCTTGCGCCAACCTGTGTTTCGGCGGGGTGAAGAAGAACCGCCTGTTCATGACCGCCAGCCAGTCGTTGTACGCCCTCTACGTCGAAGCCCAGGGGGTGCAGCGGCCGTGA
- a CDS encoding HAD-IA family hydrolase — protein MKVVFFDLFETLITEKTKSAFRSRSPNYVKLRTTQDRVVQWWDDFGERVMTGEFSNCLAKFLHMRDEVGSPVSDRELGEIARDYEQWKSRVLSEVDPGVFEMLGEVRALGLDIGIISNAMPWEALAWNACPLRDHVDEVVFSCEVGLMKPDRKIYDLACARMGVRPSDAYFVGDGGFDELRGAAAAGMTAIQAAWYLRQEVGWPWDHPLPRAESMENLPSMLN, from the coding sequence ATGAAAGTCGTTTTCTTCGATTTATTCGAAACGCTGATCACCGAGAAGACGAAAAGCGCCTTTCGTTCGAGATCCCCGAACTACGTGAAACTGCGTACCACGCAGGACCGGGTGGTGCAGTGGTGGGACGATTTCGGCGAGCGTGTGATGACCGGCGAGTTTTCGAACTGCCTCGCCAAGTTCCTGCACATGCGGGATGAAGTCGGCTCGCCGGTCTCGGACCGGGAACTCGGCGAAATCGCCCGGGATTACGAACAGTGGAAGAGCCGAGTCTTATCCGAAGTGGATCCCGGAGTGTTCGAGATGCTGGGCGAAGTCAGGGCCCTGGGGCTCGATATCGGAATCATCAGCAACGCCATGCCCTGGGAAGCGCTGGCATGGAACGCCTGTCCGCTTCGGGATCACGTGGACGAAGTCGTTTTTTCCTGTGAAGTCGGATTGATGAAGCCGGACAGGAAGATCTACGATCTCGCCTGCGCGCGCATGGGTGTCCGGCCGTCCGATGCGTATTTCGTCGGAGATGGTGGCTTTGACGAACTGCGCGGCGCGGCAGCCGCCGGCATGACGGCGATCCAGGCGGCCTGGTACCTGCGACAGGAAGTGGGGTGGCCCTGGGACCATCCCCTGCCCCGTGCGGAGTCGATGGAGAATCTGCCGTCTATGCTGAACTAG